From Elaeis guineensis isolate ETL-2024a chromosome 16, EG11, whole genome shotgun sequence, a single genomic window includes:
- the LOC105059284 gene encoding 3-dehydrosphinganine reductase TSC10A (The sequence of the model RefSeq protein was modified relative to this genomic sequence to represent the inferred CDS: added 8 bases not found in genome assembly), with translation MASLFLLFLLVVPFAALLLLLLLAAVVRPRRVRIPIKGRHVLITGGSSGIGLALARRAATEGARVSILARNPARLEEARDTIRLATGVDAAVLAADVRDPTAVARALEEAGPVDVLVCNQGVFVPQELETQELEEVRFMVEVNLMGSFHLIKAALPAMKARARETGLPASIALVSSQAGQVGVYGYTAYSASKFGLRGLAEALQHEVIADNIHVSLIFPPDTETPGFAEEHKRRPELTHMIAGSSGGMKPDDVAEKALKGIKSGTFIIPCNFEGIMLSIATAGLSPQRSYLTAFVEVLGAGFMRLLGLCFQWNWFNTIEKWHAKKSNK, from the exons ATGGCTTCCCTCTTCCTGCTCTTCCTCCTGGTCGTCCCCTTCGctgccctcctcctcctcctcctcctggcCGCCGTCGTCCGCCCCCGCCGCGTCCGGATCCCCATCAAGGGCCGCCACGTTCTCATCACTGGCGGGTCTAGCGGCATCGGCCTCGCACTCGCCCGCCGCGCCGCCACGGAGGGCGCCCGTGTCTCCATCCTCGCCCGCAATCCCGCCCGCCTCGAGGAGGCCCGCGACACCATTCGCCTCGCCACCGGCGTCGACGCTGCCGTACTCGCCGCCGACGTCCGGGACCCCACCGCCGTAGCTCGGGCCCTAGAGGAGGCCGGCCCCGTCGACGTTCTCGTCTGCAATCAGGGCGTGTTCGTGCCGCAGGAGCTGGAAACCCAGGAACTGGAGGAGGTTCGCTTCATGGTGGAGGTCAACCTCATGGGCTCCTTCCACCTCATCAAAGCCGCCCTCCCCGCCATGAAGGCCAGAGCCAGGGAGACCGGCCTCCCCGCCTCCATCGCCCTCGTGTCCTCCCAAGCCGGCCAG GTGGGTGTTTATGGTTACACAGCTTACTCAGCAAGCAAATTTGGACTTCGTGGTTTGGCGGAGGCGTTGCAGCATGAGGTTATTGCAGATAATATTCATGTGTCCCTCATATTTCCTCCTGACACAGAAACCCCAGGATTTGCTGAAG AGCACAAGAGAAGACCAGAACTCACCCACATGATAGCTGGGAGTTCAGGTGGAATGAAGCCTGATGATGTTGCTGAAAAAGCTCTCAAGGGCATCAAATCTGGAACATTTATCATCCCCTGTAACTTTGAGGGAATCATGTTGTCTATCGCTACTGCTGGTTTATCTCCCCAGAGATCATATCTGACAGCATTTGTCGAGGTGTTAGGTGCTGGTTTCATGCGCCTTTTGGGTCTATGCTTCCAATGGAAT